CAGTCCGCGTCGTCGAGAGCGAGGGGATCGGATGCCGCCCGCTCCGCGAGCCGCTTCACCCCGGGGTCTCTGCCTTCGGCGTGACGAGCGGAGGAGGAGGGACGAGCGGAGGACGGGAGATCGGCGGAGGATCCTCCCTCCGTCCCTGCCCCTCCCTCTGCCGCGGCGCGCGGGATCACATCGGCCGCGAGCCCCTCGGCATCCGCCAGCGCGTGCACGGGCGCGTGAAGGGCCGGGTCGATCCAGCGCGCGGCATCCTGGACGAACTCGGGATGCGCGGTGAGGCGCTCGCGGAGCGTGTAGCCGTGGGCCGCCGTCTGCGCGGCGAGGTCGTCGATCTGCGGCCAGGGGCGCTCGGGGTTCACGTGGTCGGCGGTGAGCGGAGAGACCCCGCCCCAGTCGTCGATGCCAGCCGCGATCAGGGCACCGAGTTCGCGCGGATCGGACAGGTTCGGCGGCACCTGGATGCGCATGTCGGCACCGAAGACCAGTCGCGCCGTCGCGACGGCGGCGAGATACTCGGCCAGGTCGGCGTCGGGCGCGCCCTGCATGGCCGTGCGGGGCTTCGCGCGGAAGTTCTGCACGATGATCTCTTGCACGTGCCCGTGGCGGTCGTCGAGCTCGCGCAGGGCGACGAGCGACTCCGCGCGGTCGCGCACCGTCTCGCCGATGCCCACGAGGATGCCGGTCGTGAACGGGATGCCGGCGGCCCCGGCGTCGCCGATCACCTTCAGGCGCAGCGCGGGGTCTTTGTCGGGGGAGCCGAAGTGGACCTGTCCCGGCTCCTCGTACAGGCGCCGGGACGTGGTCTCGAGCATCATGCCCATGGACGGCGAGACCGGGCGCAGCGCCTCGAGCTCGTCGGGGTGCATGACGCCGGGGTTGGCGTGCGCGAGCATGCCCGTCTCGGCCGTGATGAGCCGCGCGATGTGGGCGACGTAGTCGATCGTGGAGGCGAAACCGTGCTCGTCGAGCCACACGCGCGCCTCGGGCCAGCGCTCTTCGGGCCGGTCGCCGAGGGTGAGCAGCGCCTCTTTGCAGCCGAGCGCCTGGCCCTGGCGCACGACCGTGAGCACCTGTTCGGGACTCATGTAGGTGGGCTTGCGCAACAGGCTGAGCTGGCCCGGCGTGTCGACGAAGACGCAGTAGTGGCACCGGTCTCGGCAGAGGGTGGTGAGCGGGACGAAGACCTTGCGGGAGTACGTCAGAACCGCGGGACGGCCCGCGCGGGCCAGGCCCTCGTCGCGGAGGGCCCCGGCGACGCGAAACAGGTCGTCGAGCGGGGCGTGCAGAAGCTGCTCGGTCTCGTCGACGTCCGGTCGGTGACCGGCGCTGACGCGCGCGAGAAGATCGTCGATCGATGCGCCTCGGGCCGGTGCGACTCGCGGCGCCACACTGCCCGTACTCATCGCTCCAGGCTATCCCTCGCCTCCGACATCCGGGCCGGGTTCGCGATCGTTGCCGTCTCGTGAGGGTCGTGCCCGGTGGGGATCCGCGAGGGCTGGCAGGATGGATGCCATGGTGACCCTGCTGCTCGACTCGACGCAGCTCGAGGTCGTGCTGTCGCCGACCGAGCGCGCGCTCTCCTTCCGCAAGAACAACATCGTCGTCCCGCGCGAGCACATCGACCGCGTCCAGTTGACCGACGACGCGTGGACGTGGCTCCGCGGCGTCCCGAACCCCGGGATCAACCTCCCGGTGGCGGTCGGGGCGGGGACGTGGAAGTCCGCGGGCGGAAACGACTTCGTCATCATCCGGGGTCGGAAGCCCAGTGTGGTGATCGACCTGACGGGTCACGACGAGTTCGAGCGGCTCGTGCTCACGACCAAGCACGGCGTGGCGTTGCTCAAGGCGCTGCGCCTGGATGTGGCATCCGAGCCCGAAGACGTGGCCGACATCGTCGCCTGACATCCCGCGGGTCGCCGTTACCGGGTTGAGTGTCCACAACACCCGGACGATTTTCTGAGACGTCCGGGTTTCTTGGACACTCAACGACCACTCAACGACGTGACGGCCCACCGCGGAGAAACGCGCTCAGGACGTGAACGAGGCCACCGTGTCCCACGCGAGCTTCACGATGAGGATCGACAGGGTCACGAGGAAGACGATCCGCACGAAACCGCTGCCGCGGCGGGTCGCCATGTGCGCGCCGATGAACCCGCCCGTGACGTTCATCACGGCCATGGCGAGGCCCAGGACGACGAGGATCTCGCCGTGCACGCCGTAGACCGCGAGAGCGGCGAGGTTCGTGGTGAGGTTGGCGATCTTGGCGTTGACGCTCGCCTGGAGGAACCCGTAGCCGAGGACGCTCACGATGAGGATCACGAAGAACGACCCCGTGCCCGGCCCCAGGATGCCGTCGTAGAAGCCGACCGCGAGACCGATCGCCGCCGCCCGCCAGGCGATGGCGGTCGGCGCGCTGTACCGGGGCTCGTGCTCGAGGCCCATCTTGGGCTTCAGGAGCGTGTAGAGCGCCACGGCGATCACGGCCACCAGAACGATCGGTGTCAGCACCTCGCGCGCGATGTAGCGGGAGAGGGCGGCGCCGACCGTGGAACCGGCGTACGCGCCGACGACAAGGGGGAGCAGCAGCACGAGCTGCACCCTGATCTTGCGCAGGTACACCCAACTGGCCGAGAGCGTGCCGAAGAACGACGAGAGCTTGTTGGTGCCGAGGATGAACGGTGTCGCGACGTCTTTCGGGACCCCGACGACCAGGGCCGGCAGCTGGATCAGCCCGCCGCCGCCGACGACCGCGTCGACCCAGCCGGCCACGCCCGCGGCGATGAGCAGGACGACGAGCGCGGCCACCGAGACGGGGAGCCACTCGGCGATCACCGGTCCATCGAGCACGGTTGATTCTCACCGACGCGGTCGGCGGCGCCAAATGCGCTGAGCGCGCGGACCTCAGTCGATGTCGCGACGCCAGGTCGTGAAGAGGCCGATCACGAGGAAGACCACCGCGTACGCCAGCAGCACCAGACCGCCGACCCACCAGTCCAGCGAACCCGAGCCGCCGGCCGACATCGCGCCGAAGATCGTCTTTCCCACGAGCGCGTCGCTCGCGGCGCTGGGGAACCACTTCACGACGTCGCTGAAGCCCGAGACGAGCCCGCCCAGGGTGCGCACGATCGGCTCGATGAAGAGAGTGACGGCGAGGACGATGACGATCGCGGCGACCTGGTTGCGCACCACGGTGCCGACGCCGATCCCGACCACGGCCCACAGCGCGAACGCGAGCAGCATCCGTCCGATGAGCGTCCAGGTGTCGGACGAGCCGAGTTCGGGGTCGACGCCGAAGATGCTCAGGACACCGGCGCCCGCGGCGACCGCGGCGGCGGATCCGAGGATGCCGTAGAGCAGGCCGACCACGATCCCCACGAAGAACTTCCCCCCGAGGACGACCCCGCGACGCGGGGTGGCGAGGAACGTCGGGGTGAGCGTCTTGTGGCGGAACTCGGTCGTCACCATGAGGGTGCCGACCAGCAGCGGGAAGACGTAGCCGACTCCGCTCGCGGAGCTGTAGACGAGACCCGCGAGCCCGTCGGTCTGCGGGGTGGGCCCGCTGCCCGTGAGCCGGCCGGAGGCGACACCGCCGAAGACGAGGGCAAGCACCCCGGCGGTGAAGGCGACGTAGACCACGAGCACGATCGCGAGCACCCACCACCCGGCGGTGGAGAACTGCTTGGTGTACTCGGAACGCGTGACGGCGACGAGGCTCATCGCTGCACCTCCGTGTTGTCGGACGCTGCGTGGTCGGGCGTGGGCGAAGGCGGCACCACGTCGATGACCCCCGTGGATGCCACGGAGTACGACGACCGGGGCGCCTCCGGCTGCGCGGCGACAGGCGGTGCCGGAGTCGGGGCCGCGGGCGGGGTGGCGACCGACACCATCGCGGTGGAGGGCGCCGGCTCGGGAACGGACTGCACGGGGGCAGCGGCGGGCACCGGGTCGGGCGCGGGCGCCGGGGGCTCGGCATCCGGAACTCCGGCGGTGGGGGCGACGGCCGGAACCTCGGGGGCCGGGACCGTGGTGCCGCCCGCGCTCGCGTGCACGCGCACGCCGCTGACGAGCTCGAGGAAGATGTCCTCGAGGCTCGCGCCCTTGCTCTGCAGGTTCGACAGTGCGATGCCGGCCCCGGCGGCGAGGGCGCCCACCTCGACCGGCTCGAGGTGGCGGATCGTGAAGCCGTTGCGCAGCAACTGGTACGGGATGCCGCGCTCGTCCAGCAGGGCGGACAGCGCCGCGCGGTCCGGGGCGTCGACGACGGTGGCGTACTCGTCGGGGTCGGCGAGGTCTTCGACGCCGCCCTGGAAGACGAGACGGCCGTGCGAGATGATCAGCAGCGCGTCGACGGTCTGCTGCACCTCGGCGAGCAGGTGCGAGGAGATGAGGACGGTGCGTCCCTCTTCGGCGAGGTGACGCAGCAGCGAGCGCATCCACCGGATGCCCTCGGGGTCGAGACCGTTCGTGGGCTCGTCGAGCACGAGCACGCCCGGGTCGCCGAGGAGCGCCGTGGCGAGGCCCAGGCGCTGGCGCATGCCGAGCGAGAATCCGCCGACGCGGCGTCCGGCGACATCGGCGAGGCCGACCAGGCCCAGCACCTCGTCGACGCGCGAGGTCGGGAGCTTCGCGGCGCGCGCGTACACCTTGAGGTGGTTCGCGGCGGAGCGGCCGGGATGGAAGCTCGAGGCTTCGAGGGCCGCGCCGACCGTCTGCAGGGGCGAGGCGAGATCGGCGTAGCGCTGACCGCCGATCGTGGCGGTGCCCGACGTGGGGCGAACCAGGCCGAGCAGCATGCGCAGCGAGGTGGTCTTGCCGGCGCCGTTCGGCCCCAGGAAGCCGGTGACGAGACCGGGTTCGACGCGCGCGTCGAGGGAGTCGACGGCGGAGACCGCACCGAACCGTTTGGTCAGGCCGGTGAGTTCGAGCACCTGTCCCTCGGGCATGCGGCACCTTTCGTTCGGCGGGCGTTCTTGCCCATCTTCCCCGATCCGGGGCCGAAAACGCACGTCCGGACGGGCGGAGGGCCCGCGAGGCGCCTGTGTAACGTGGCAGCGTGAACGCTCAGCGAGCCGACGACGACCCCGTGTGGGCGGAAGCCCTCCGCGGTGTCGGGCATCTGACCCTCAACCGACCGCGGGCCATCAACGCCCTCGGGCTCGACATGATCCGCGACCTCGCCGCGGCCCTCGACCGGTGGCAGGACGACACCGACATCGAGCTGATCCTGCTCGACGGAGCCGGCGAGCGGGGCTTCTGCGCGGGCGGCGATGTCCGCGCGCTGCACGGGCTTGTCGTGGAGGGCCGGGTCGACGAGGTGCACACCTACTTCCGCGAGGAGTACGCGCTCGACCACCTCATCGCGACCTACCCGAAGCCCGTCGTCGCGATCGCGGACGGGGTGACCATGGGCGGCGGCATCGGCCTCGCGGGTCACGCCGCGATCCGCATCGTCACCGAGAACTCGCTTCTCGCGATGCCCGAGACCCGCATCGGCTTCACCCCCGACGTGGGCGGCTCCTGGCTGCTCTCCCGCGCGCCCGGCCGGCTGGGCGAATACCTCGGGCTGACCGGGGCGACGATGGATGCCGCCGACGCGATCTACGCGGGATTCGCCGACCACCTGGTGCCCACGGCCCACCTGCCGGCTCTTTACGACGCGTTCCAGGTGCGGGCGGATCCGGCGAGTCCCACCGAGCTGGTGCTGCTGTTCGACGAGACTGCGGGCCCCTCCCGCCTGGAGGCTGCGCGACCGTGGATCGATGACGCGTTCGCCGCCGATGACGTCCACGGCATCCTGGAGCGCCTCCGCGCGCGTCCCGAGGCCGAGGCGCACGAGACGGCTGAGCTGCTGGCCGCATCCGCGCCGACGGCCGTCGCGGTGACGCTCGCCGCCGTCCGCCGGGCGCGGACGCTCCCGGATCTGCGGGCCGCGCTCGCGCAGGAGTACGGTCTGGTCATGTGGTTCGCCCAGACCCAGCCCGACCTGGTCGAGGGCATCCGCGCGCAGCTCATCGACAAGGACCGGTCACCGACGTGGTCGCCGGGGCGGCACGAGGACCTCGGGCCCGAGGTCGTGGCATCCGCCCTCGCCCACGAACCCGCGACGCCGCTCTGGTGAGACGCCCGTGACCCGCAGAACGCGTCGGTGGTCGGTCGGGCATCTGCTCGACGGTTTCTTCTTCGTGTTCGCGGGTCTCGCCGCCATCTGGCTGGCGTATCTGAGCCTCACACAGGCGTTCCAGGTGGGGTGGGCGGGCGTGCTGCTGGCGATCGCTTTCTGGGGGCTTCTCGCCTATCTCGTGCTGCCGCGCCTGCACCGGATCCTCACGACGATCTACGTGCCCGACTACTTCATGGGGCGCACGCGCACCTCTGACGGGCTGCTCGGCGACCCGGTCAACCTCGCCGTGCTCGGCGAACGGGAGGACATCGAACGCGCGATGGCCGAGGCCGGCTGGATCGCCGCCGACCCGGTGGGGTGGGGCTCCTCGTGGCGGATCGTCACGTCGACGCTGCGGCGACGCAGCTACCCGACGGCTCCGGTGAGTCCGCTGTTCCTGTTCGGGCGCATGCAGGACCTCGCCTACCAGCAGGAGGTCGCGGGCTCTCCGGCGCAGCGCCACCACGTCCGTTTCTGGCAGTGCCCCGACGGGTGGCTGCTGCCGGGCGGGCGCCGGGTGGACTGGCTCGCGGCCGGCACGTTCGATCGGGCCGTCGGACTCTCGCTCTTCACGCTCCAGGTCACGCACCGCATCGACGCCGACACCGACATCGAGCGCGACCACATCGTCGAGAGCGTGACGCGCGTGCCCGGGGTGGGGGTCGACGTGATCCGCGACTTCGCGACCGGCTACCACTCGCGAAACGGCGGGGGAGACAGCATCACGACCGACGGCGACCTGCCGATCCTCGACGTCCGTTCGGTCCGGATTCCGGATGCCGAGATCCCGGATGCCGAGATCCCGGATGCCACGATCCCCGGGCACGCGGCCCGAGGCGCGGGCGACGTGGGGGCGCCGCGGTGAGTGCGCAGCGGCATCCGCGCAAGCGTGCGGCCTTCGAACCCCTCGCGCCGCCGGTGGTGCGCAATCCGCGGATGCGGCGGCCGGCCGCCACCGTCGCGGGCGGCGTGCTCGTGCTGCTGCGCGCGATCTCCGGTGCGGTCTGGGGAGCCTCGGTCGCTTTCGGTCTGCCGCCGTGGTTGAGGTCGGTCTCCGGCTTCGCGAACGGCGACAACACGATCCCCACCGATCAGACGATCGACGACCTCGGCATCGGCATCGAGGCGTTCGTCGGGATCATCGCCGTCATCTTCCTCGTGCAGGTGGTGTTCGGCATCCTGCTGCTGTGGGGGAGCAACGTCGCCCGGGTGATCGTCATGATCGTGTCGACGATCTCGATCGCGACGGCGTTCGTGAGCTGGTGGGAGACGGGCGTCGAGATCACCGTCGCGACGAGCCTCGTCACGCTCGCGCTGGACATCCTCGTGCTGCTCGCGCTGTCGAGTCGGGATGCCGCGGCCTTCGCGCGGCGCAACGAGAAGCGCCGCTGACCCTCACCGGCCAGGCGCTCCCGGGGCTCGTCCCGGCGCGGCGGGTTAGCCTGAGAGGCGCCGCGCACGCGCGCGGCGGAGGGGATGACGCAGGTGTTCGACAGTCCGATGTCGGTCTCGGCTTACGAGGTGCTTCGCGTGACGGTCGACGTCGACGACGACACCCTGCGCCGGGCCTACCGCACGCGCCTGCGCGAGACGCACCCCGACACCGGGGGCGACGCGGCCCTCTTCGTGCAGGTCCAGCGCGCGTGGGAGCTCGTCGGAACGCCCGAGGCGCGCGCGGCCTACGACCGCGGCCGCGGATCCTCGTCCGGCGAATGGGGCGCGGGGCCGGCGGCATCCGCTCCCTCCCGTCCGGCTGACACGCGCCCGCGGGCGCGCTCGCACGGGCAGCCCGGGGGCTGGCGGCGCGAGCGGTATCTGTCGCTGATCCGCGAGTGGGTCGGGCGCGGGGTCGACCTCGCGGATCCGTACGACCCGGCGCTCGTGCGCTCGGCGCCTCCCGAGATCCGGCACATCCTCGCCGACGCGCTCGCCGAGGAGGAGACGGCGCGACTCGTCGCGGAGCTCGGCATGGGGTACACGGTGTGGCACGACGTGTTCGCCGACCGTGACGGGCGGGATCCGGAGCAGAAGATCGATCACCTCGTGCTCGGTCCCAGCGGGCTGTACGCGATGCTGAGCGAGGACTTCGGGGGGCCGGTGGGCGTCCGGCGCGGAGAGATCTCGGGGGCGAACGTGATCGGCTCTCCCGTCACGCAGCTCGTCTCCCGCGCCCGGGTCGTCGCGCGGGCGGCGGGGGTGCGCTTCAGCGGGGCGATCGTCGTGCTGCCGGATGACGCCGTGCTCGACGCGATCACCGACCTCGGCAAGGTGCGGGGGATGCCCGTGGCGCTCGTGACCCGCAGCGCTCTGACGACGCTGCTCCGGCGGGGGATTCCCGGCGCGCGCGAGGTCGGCGGCACGGAGCTGTTCGACATCCGCACGCGCCTGCAGCAGCGGGTGCGGCACGTCTGACGCCCGGACGTGCCCGCGCGCGTGCGCCTAGGGTGGGGGCATGAGTACCGACGAAACCCCGGACGCCCCCGGATCCGAGGACGCGGCGTCCGACATGAAGCGCAAGTTCCGTGAGGCGCTGGAGAAGAAGAACGGGCAGCAGCGCACAGGTCAGGCGCACCTCGACGGCAATTCCGCGGTGCACGGGACGCACGCTGCCGTGACGAAGCGCGAGTTCCGCCGCAAGAGCGGCTGATCGGCGAGCCCGCGTACGGCGCCCGTTCGCGGCGTCTCGTTCGCGGCGCCCCTCGTTACACCGGCTGCCGGAGCGGCGCCTCGAAGAACGCGAGCTCGAGGGCCATCGAGCGGTCGTAGGCCGCGGCCATCGCGGCCCGGACGGTGGGGGATGCCGTGCGCGCGGCGGCATCCGTGATCTTGGCGGCGGTGGCCGAGGAGGCCGCGAACCGCTCGTCGCCGTACGCCGTGAGCCAGTCCGCGTAGGGATGGTCGGCGTCGAACGTGCCGCGCCAGCGGACGCCGATGTCGGTGTAGAGCACGAAGCACGGCAGGATCGCGGCCACCAGGATCGCGTACGAGCCCGAGGCGGATGCCGCGTGCAGGTGGTCGGTGTAGTCGAGGGTCGATGCCGCGGGCTCGAGTCCTATCGGGTCGACGTGCGACTGGTGGAGCGCGGCTTCCTCCTCGAGGCACGACACCGAGGCCGCGGCCCAGAAGCGCTGTTCGTCGACCGAGGGCGCCAGCGCCGCGGCTCTCGCGAGGACGCGCGCGTACTCGCGCAGGTACAGCAGGTCCTGGCCGAGATACCACGCGAACGCGGCGCGATCGAGGTCTCCGGATGCCAATCCCCGCACGAACGCGCAGGCGTCGACGTCGGCTCGGGTCGAGGCGGTGGCATCCCAGCGCTCCGTGCTCCACGAACGGCCGAGGTCCCCGCTGGCCACGTCGATGTACGGGCGGAGTTCGTGCAGGTGGTCGATCGGGCCGTTGCCGTGGCCGACGCGGAGGGCTTCGGCGTGCTCGAGGGCTCCGGTGAGCCACTGCTTCGCGCGCTCCAGGGCCGCGGGCCACGGGAGGCCGTGGGCGGCGAGGGTGGCCATCGCGGACGACAGCGAGCAGCCGGTGCCGTGCGTGTGGCGTGTGGCGACGCGGCGTCCCGGCACCGGGTGCGCACCGGCGGTGTCGACGATGGCATCCGGGCTCTGTGCGCCGCCCAGGTGGCCGCCCTTCAGCAGGACGGTGGTGACGGCTCTCTCGGCGAGGGTCTGGGCCTGTGCGACGGCGGCGTCCCACGTGGTCGCGACGGGCGCGTCGACGAGGACCGCGAGCTCGG
This portion of the Microbacterium testaceum StLB037 genome encodes:
- the cofG gene encoding 7,8-didemethyl-8-hydroxy-5-deazariboflavin synthase CofG; the protein is MSTGSVAPRVAPARGASIDDLLARVSAGHRPDVDETEQLLHAPLDDLFRVAGALRDEGLARAGRPAVLTYSRKVFVPLTTLCRDRCHYCVFVDTPGQLSLLRKPTYMSPEQVLTVVRQGQALGCKEALLTLGDRPEERWPEARVWLDEHGFASTIDYVAHIARLITAETGMLAHANPGVMHPDELEALRPVSPSMGMMLETTSRRLYEEPGQVHFGSPDKDPALRLKVIGDAGAAGIPFTTGILVGIGETVRDRAESLVALRELDDRHGHVQEIIVQNFRAKPRTAMQGAPDADLAEYLAAVATARLVFGADMRIQVPPNLSDPRELGALIAAGIDDWGGVSPLTADHVNPERPWPQIDDLAAQTAAHGYTLRERLTAHPEFVQDAARWIDPALHAPVHALADAEGLAADVIPRAAAEGGAGTEGGSSADLPSSARPSSSARHAEGRDPGVKRLAERAASDPLALDDADWTRLLRATGTELDALTATADDARRYTVGEPITLVQNRNLTSTGFRRTGRAGTGEFDLDDAAAIAADAADLGATEICIQGTLRSDEDPSGYLDLVGAVKRGAPGIHVHAYRPADVRDLADRGGLGLAGALAALREAGVDTVPGTGVKILSERVRALVAPGDLDIDRWVEGITAAHRAGFRSTSVLFYGHVETAEERVAHLRRLREIQADTRGFAEFVPIPLPGGDVPLVAGRSPLDEHRAMVAVSRLLLSGSIPHVQIPWTRVGRDAAAVLLRAGGDDLGGTLYDGRVLPDTGIEQGLELPVAAAERLARSLMRPFRRRTTDYRVAGGHVAPGTAAPGNVAPGAVAPGTAALGNGARR
- a CDS encoding TSUP family transporter, with protein sequence MLDGPVIAEWLPVSVAALVVLLIAAGVAGWVDAVVGGGGLIQLPALVVGVPKDVATPFILGTNKLSSFFGTLSASWVYLRKIRVQLVLLLPLVVGAYAGSTVGAALSRYIAREVLTPIVLVAVIAVALYTLLKPKMGLEHEPRYSAPTAIAWRAAAIGLAVGFYDGILGPGTGSFFVILIVSVLGYGFLQASVNAKIANLTTNLAALAVYGVHGEILVVLGLAMAVMNVTGGFIGAHMATRRGSGFVRIVFLVTLSILIVKLAWDTVASFTS
- a CDS encoding ABC transporter permease, whose amino-acid sequence is MSLVAVTRSEYTKQFSTAGWWVLAIVLVVYVAFTAGVLALVFGGVASGRLTGSGPTPQTDGLAGLVYSSASGVGYVFPLLVGTLMVTTEFRHKTLTPTFLATPRRGVVLGGKFFVGIVVGLLYGILGSAAAVAAGAGVLSIFGVDPELGSSDTWTLIGRMLLAFALWAVVGIGVGTVVRNQVAAIVIVLAVTLFIEPIVRTLGGLVSGFSDVVKWFPSAASDALVGKTIFGAMSAGGSGSLDWWVGGLVLLAYAVVFLVIGLFTTWRRDID
- a CDS encoding ABC transporter ATP-binding protein; amino-acid sequence: MPEGQVLELTGLTKRFGAVSAVDSLDARVEPGLVTGFLGPNGAGKTTSLRMLLGLVRPTSGTATIGGQRYADLASPLQTVGAALEASSFHPGRSAANHLKVYARAAKLPTSRVDEVLGLVGLADVAGRRVGGFSLGMRQRLGLATALLGDPGVLVLDEPTNGLDPEGIRWMRSLLRHLAEEGRTVLISSHLLAEVQQTVDALLIISHGRLVFQGGVEDLADPDEYATVVDAPDRAALSALLDERGIPYQLLRNGFTIRHLEPVEVGALAAGAGIALSNLQSKGASLEDIFLELVSGVRVHASAGGTTVPAPEVPAVAPTAGVPDAEPPAPAPDPVPAAAPVQSVPEPAPSTAMVSVATPPAAPTPAPPVAAQPEAPRSSYSVASTGVIDVVPPSPTPDHAASDNTEVQR
- a CDS encoding enoyl-CoA hydratase/isomerase family protein; translated protein: MNAQRADDDPVWAEALRGVGHLTLNRPRAINALGLDMIRDLAAALDRWQDDTDIELILLDGAGERGFCAGGDVRALHGLVVEGRVDEVHTYFREEYALDHLIATYPKPVVAIADGVTMGGGIGLAGHAAIRIVTENSLLAMPETRIGFTPDVGGSWLLSRAPGRLGEYLGLTGATMDAADAIYAGFADHLVPTAHLPALYDAFQVRADPASPTELVLLFDETAGPSRLEAARPWIDDAFAADDVHGILERLRARPEAEAHETAELLAASAPTAVAVTLAAVRRARTLPDLRAALAQEYGLVMWFAQTQPDLVEGIRAQLIDKDRSPTWSPGRHEDLGPEVVASALAHEPATPLW
- a CDS encoding LssY C-terminal domain-containing protein, with the protein product MTRRTRRWSVGHLLDGFFFVFAGLAAIWLAYLSLTQAFQVGWAGVLLAIAFWGLLAYLVLPRLHRILTTIYVPDYFMGRTRTSDGLLGDPVNLAVLGEREDIERAMAEAGWIAADPVGWGSSWRIVTSTLRRRSYPTAPVSPLFLFGRMQDLAYQQEVAGSPAQRHHVRFWQCPDGWLLPGGRRVDWLAAGTFDRAVGLSLFTLQVTHRIDADTDIERDHIVESVTRVPGVGVDVIRDFATGYHSRNGGGDSITTDGDLPILDVRSVRIPDAEIPDAEIPDATIPGHAARGAGDVGAPR
- a CDS encoding spermidine/putrescine ABC transporter ATPase, whose translation is MSAQRHPRKRAAFEPLAPPVVRNPRMRRPAATVAGGVLVLLRAISGAVWGASVAFGLPPWLRSVSGFANGDNTIPTDQTIDDLGIGIEAFVGIIAVIFLVQVVFGILLLWGSNVARVIVMIVSTISIATAFVSWWETGVEITVATSLVTLALDILVLLALSSRDAAAFARRNEKRR
- a CDS encoding DnaJ domain-containing protein, translated to MFDSPMSVSAYEVLRVTVDVDDDTLRRAYRTRLRETHPDTGGDAALFVQVQRAWELVGTPEARAAYDRGRGSSSGEWGAGPAASAPSRPADTRPRARSHGQPGGWRRERYLSLIREWVGRGVDLADPYDPALVRSAPPEIRHILADALAEEETARLVAELGMGYTVWHDVFADRDGRDPEQKIDHLVLGPSGLYAMLSEDFGGPVGVRRGEISGANVIGSPVTQLVSRARVVARAAGVRFSGAIVVLPDDAVLDAITDLGKVRGMPVALVTRSALTTLLRRGIPGAREVGGTELFDIRTRLQQRVRHV
- a CDS encoding DUF5302 domain-containing protein, which gives rise to MSTDETPDAPGSEDAASDMKRKFREALEKKNGQQRTGQAHLDGNSAVHGTHAAVTKREFRRKSG
- a CDS encoding bifunctional hydroxymethylpyrimidine kinase/phosphomethylpyrimidine kinase, whose amino-acid sequence is MIPRVLSIAGTDPTGGAGVQADLKSIAAFGGYGMAVVTALVAQNTLGVREVHVPPTAFLDAQLRAVSDDVEIDAVKIGMLGSADVVATVDAWLAAVRPPLVVLDPVMVATSGDRLLDGDAEAAVRALCRRADLVTPNLPELAVLVDAPVATTWDAAVAQAQTLAERAVTTVLLKGGHLGGAQSPDAIVDTAGAHPVPGRRVATRHTHGTGCSLSSAMATLAAHGLPWPAALERAKQWLTGALEHAEALRVGHGNGPIDHLHELRPYIDVASGDLGRSWSTERWDATASTRADVDACAFVRGLASGDLDRAAFAWYLGQDLLYLREYARVLARAAALAPSVDEQRFWAAASVSCLEEEAALHQSHVDPIGLEPAASTLDYTDHLHAASASGSYAILVAAILPCFVLYTDIGVRWRGTFDADHPYADWLTAYGDERFAASSATAAKITDAAARTASPTVRAAMAAAYDRSMALELAFFEAPLRQPV